ctgaggtctgcttGTACTTTTAAACTATACAAAAATGACTAAAGGAAAAgcatgatcatttttttaaatcagaaaacgTTTTAATTGCCTTTTTTATTGTGTGCCTTATTTAATTCCCATAATAGAGCCATAAATATCGTGGATTATGGATAGCTGCTTACATAAATAATgtatcctctctctttcccttacaTCAAGATTGAAAAGGCCAAACCCATTAAATGTGGAACATTTGGTGCCACATCTTTACAGCAGAGATACTTAGCTACTGGAGATTTTGCTGGAAACCTTCATATATGGTAAGATTATTTCATCAGTGTTAAGACATGAGATAAGCAATTTTTTTGATAGTTGTGTTACTCTTCCTCTGAAAGAATTCTaactttgaaatgttttttgttatattttaactATTTATGAGAATATGACAGTTAcctcatatatatttttagatttcatgttcaatatccattttaaaatactaaCCTATTTTTCTTTAGCTATTTCAGATAatgtttttagtatttatttccacACGTGCTGTTTGGTGCTAGCATTTAAGAtccatatttgtaaataaaggGCTCTTCCCCTCCACCATGAAGGATACAGTATATAAAAATGCTCGTGTATAACACTAAAACATTAgatatcatttacatttttaaaagatacttggCATTACAGAATGAAACActgtatttttgtatgttttaattttttaacatagaaCTCTCAATtcattaaaactttttcttttaatgctttaGCTGAGTACAAGTTTTTAGGAACACATCTGTTGAGTAAATCAAGATAAACCTGTTTCGAATGAGCAAAATCACAAGTGTGCCAAATGCTtttgtaatgttctttttttaataaatgtatttatttttggctgcattgggtgtttgttgctgtgcgcaggctttctctagttgaggcagacggggggctgctcttcgttgcggtgcacgggcttctcattaagttggcttctctcgttgcggagcactggctctaggtgcgcaggctcagtagttgcggcactcgggcttagttgctctgcggcatgtgggatcttcccagaccagggctcgaacccgtgtcccctgcattggcaggtggattctcaaccactgcgcaaccagggaaatcccccaagTGCTTTTAATTTTCGTGTTTTACCTAGAGTTATTTCCTCATATTTAAATTAGAGTTGAATAAATTGAAATTCCTCTGTAATTACTTTTCAGCAATATCTCTTAATCATGTAAAGTATACAGTAATGTTCTAGAGGAGCTGTCTTCCCTACATTATGTTTTCTATTCTGACCTTTCTTGATTCTAACTTAGAATTTGCTATTTGTAATTAAATTACATTGATATATTTATCTGTCTTAGAGTCATAATATAACATAGAATGAAGCTATTTTAATTCCCCTTGCTTTAACTACTTAATAATTAAGTTAGCATTTATTAGAATGCATTAGTTTTTACCTGCTCTGTCATAAACtttcaaagaacttgggagagaGACCAGTctgagtattattttttaaaataaatatatttcaacacAAGAATATGCAACAAATATAACGGTTGACTATCTCCCTAATAGAGCTTCCTAGTCTAGTGCACGTATTACTGCTTTATTTTCATTGGTGAGTCATAATTTCATGTTAAAAGAAGTGATGTTTCAAAGTCTGTGGAAACAGTTCTTTTAAATAGAACCTCAGTCCTGTTTAGTCTCTTGATGCTTTCACAATTACGCCACAAAGATAAACATCAACTCTAAACTAGGTTGAACTTCTCAAATTTTGATTTGCAAGATTTTACTGATAAATCTGGGCCCAGTAATAAATTGGGATTACGTGTCATGAAGAGCTAcgttcattaaaaaagaagaaatataagttGTTAAAAACTGActtgttaaaaagaaatgtggaagGAGGCTCCAGTAGAAAAGCAGAAGAGGGGGGGCAAGGGCTGGGAGGCAAGAGAAGGGTGTATTAGCATAACCTACTTCAGCCACTCACCCAGCCCTGTAGTGTAGTCTTCAGACACACATAGGAGTGGGTACTTTCCTGCATTCCCTTCACGTAACTAACCTAGAATTAGACAAACTTCATCCAGTTTGACTATAATATTTATTGTGACCAGCATGATGATAAACTGAAAAACATACCTAGTTGAAAATCAGTGTGGAACTCAgtgagaaaataatatattattaaggAAGAAAGGTATACAAAGTAAACACTGCTCATATTTTAATCTCTCAGAAGATCCCAAGATCAAACTACCAAGACTACTTTGGAAATATTCTAAATCACTTTGCATTTACTCTGTATTTAAAGCAGTGATTATCAGACCTCAGTGTACCAGAAAGTCAGCAGATTTGGGGCCCCATCCCAGAGATACTTATTCGTTATGTCTGCGGAGGAGCCCGTGAATCTGCATTTATTAACAAGCATACGTGGTAATTCATGTGCAGAGGTCCTAGATCGATCATCTTTGAGGACCACTGAGGAAAGTGGGCTCAGGATTTAGAATTCCAAGTTGAATGATGACAACTCTCATTGAGGCCTTGAAAGAAGCTAAAGTGGAGAGGAAAATGTGGACGTAAGTGTGTAAATTACCTTAACTGCAAAAcccttatttttaaacaaaaatctcAATATGGCATGCATTCTTAAATTTGAGTAGTATACTAAACATTTGGGGCATGTGTAAGTAAGAAGCTGTGTTCTGTTGTTTAGGAATTTGGAAGCTCCAGAGATCCCAGTATATTCTGTACAGGGccataaagaaattataaatactaTAGATGGTGTAGGTGGACTCGGAATCGGGGAAGGGGCACCTGAAATTGTGACCGGCAGCCGAGACGGTAAGTCAGAATATGctgtgtattttactttttttatttttaggtaagTCTCTGTGCAACAGTATATTCTATGTGGAAATCTTCCTCAATCCTTGATCCCCTAAACCTAACATTCTACTTTTTTGATAGGCAGGTTTGATTGCATATCCCTCAGTTGTTTCAGACTTCGGGGGTATTTCAAGTTAGAGGCATAGCACTTACTATTTTAGTTTTGAGCTAGTTCAACTATTAACAACCATAGTTTCCTCTGAACCTTGAGGATTTAAAATGTCTCTACAGGTTTTTGAGGCAGCTGATGATATACTGTGGGTggcagcttttttctttctttgcaaagCAGAATTAGTACTTGTGAAAATGGTCATATTGACAGCTGCTTGAACACTGCAGTTCTGTGGTCTTTCCGCTGAGCATTGTAGAAAGCTCCAAGAGCTCCAACTCTGCTTTTCCCGCCTGCAGTGACGAACAAGGGATGGTCTTTCGGTGTCCTGAGCTGTTCTGAATGTAACAGAGTCAGAATTTTTGTTGCTTCACAAGGGATATGTAAGTGATTTGGTACCTTAGTTGGTTCAGCTAGTTTTTTAGTGGCTGCTCAAGACCATGAGGAAATTGTTTCCAAAGAAAAGTggaatttaattttctaatagtTTCTCAAGAGCAGCTGTGTTTTAGAAATCAGGTATTTTTTTTCCAATCATAGAAACAGTGTGgaatatagaaggaaaaataacagtCTGCTACACCAGCATAACTAttagatttgttttcctttccagtcATAGATacaattttacatgtattatcagTGTAAATACgattttgtatcttatttatttaatgttttgtcCTTAGGTAAATATTGCTGTTTCCATGTGGTtttcataattatcattttaatgactTCATAATATTCCATCCTGTGGATGTGTCACAGTGTCCTTAGCCATGCCCCTGTTAATGAGCATTCGATTTGctttaagtttttgtttattttgggagagtgactttaaaataatgaagaaaagattATCATGTATATAGCTCTTTTGGAATAATCAtactttatgatttaaaaaaattgtcaaacTTTCCAAAGTACCTGTTTACCTTATCAGCTACAGTAGATGAGGTAGATTTCCAGTCTACCCTACCAgcattgatttccttttttcccccctaatttTAGAGATAAAATGGTATTCCATTCCGACTTGTGTTAACTTCtttctatatttgtttattagttAATTTTGCTTTGTGAATTGtctatttgtgttcttttctcatttaactgTTACAGACTTAATATAAATGTTATCAATTTGTATGAACCCTGTAGAATGATGAAATTCATCACATTTGtaggaaatttatttctccttgaAGCAGCCTTTTTAATGACCAACTTTATTTTATCCCTGATAAGTCTAGTGGAATATCTTCCCTTTTCCTGGATTTAGTAtccttttttaataatttttttacccTTTTCCTGTTCTCACTTACGCCTTTTAGCCACTTTATTATGTCTTTGTGTTTCTCAAAGTTAGTGACACTAGCTAGTTAGTTATCGTGTAATTTGCATTAAAATGAGGGAGTTGAAATTAAATTGAGAAGAattatttgttacttttattaactccttctttcttctttattgccACGGGGAAATTAAACTTAATTGTATATGAAATGGTATTCTAAAACTCCAAATAAGAAATCGTAGACGtaaaaattactttattcatCTGCATAAGAAAAATGGTAATGATTATATGAGTAGTAaggaaaaagcattaaaatgaCGCCGgctttattctaaataaatactACATTTGTTTTAGTCTTAAACCAAGAAAGTGAGACATGATTTGAATTACATAACACTTGTGTTTGCCTTGTCAATCATACCTTGTTGATGATGACTTAGGAACAGTTGTTGgcttttgtgtgtatctattaatcggAAACCAAATCAGGCAGTAACATGTGGGTTATATCTCTGATATTAAGTGCAACTTGCCCAATTGGAAGTCAGAAGAATGTGAATATTTTTCAGATACTATAACATCTATAATATCTTCATGTACATAGGAAGCCGTATGAAGAGAATGCAGAAGGAAATGTCATCATTCACTATTGAATTTTGCCAACTCACTTTTTTTAATGTCAGGAACCGTGAAGGTGTGGGACCCAAGGCAAAAAGATGATCCTGTTGCTAATATGGAACCTGTACaaggagaaaacaagagagacTGTTGGACGGTGGCATTTGGTAAATTACTAAAGTACCCTTGCATTTGAAGTATCAGATGGTAAAAAGGACAGTGCTTCAAGAAAGTCCTAATAGCCTCTTTATAGTCTGTTTTGTGGATTATCTGACAGTTTATTGAGGCAAATAGACATGGTGTTTAATGGCAGCCTCTGgggcctaggtttgaatcctcACTGTGCTATTTATTGGTTGTGTGTCCTGGGGCAGGTTATCAAGCTTCTCTGTTTTTTGCttgcttcatttataaaatgcaagTAACAAATAAtagtgttgttgtgaggattcagttagtacatgtaaagtgcttagatattaagtgctcaaaaatatttgctattattgtGTACTTCTGTTTAACTTGATAATATTGACCTAGTTTAGAACCAAATGCCATTAGTGAAACTAAGTAGAGCCTCAGATGCGAATGGTAACCTAACAAATCCTACATTTTACTATGTACAGAGTAtgtttattttctagaaaatagtTATGCCATTACAGaattatttcttataaagttgTTAGCCATGTTCCTCTAGtaatatacttaaaatgaatATTGATCTTGTAGGACTAATTGATGTTTGCCCTTGTATCTCTTACTGAGCACCAAAATTACAATCATTTTTGCTACTAAAGGATATGGgccgggacttctctggtggtcccgtggttaagactctgccctcccagtgcagggggcacaggtttgatcccctGGTCCatgaactaagatcctacatgccacacagtgcagccaaagattttaaaaaaaaaggaagaaaggatatgggccatatttcattttaaacctttattttcttatataatccAGTGtagttaacagacataaaagtgAGATTAAATGATATATGTGAACTGTTTagctttttatgttatttttaaattgaattgttatTTAATCAGAGGAAAGTTTTAGATTTccgattttaaaaataaattaccacTGAAATTGAGAGGagatttcattgtgtgtgtatattaaaattactctgtgtgtatatatattacaagCAATAATATAAACTGAAGACATGCACACTTGTGCAGAAATTTCAGAGTTAGTGTTTAGAAtcatcatataaaaatatatgtagtaattaaaaagtaattaacttTGGGTCCATTAAAGGCTTTTTATCATTGATCTAAGGGACGTAAGTTCCATTTTAAATGTAGGacattaaatttaaagaaagaacatttatccattgatttgaccattttttgtttgtttttgtaaatgcCAAGTATGTGCATAGCTGTGGTCATACAAAGGTGAAACAGACTCATATTCTTGCCTCAAGAAGCTTGTAATTTTAATAAAGAGGGCATGCTATCTACATTAATTATAGTATGAGGTAGGAGTGATAAAAGGTCACAGAAGCATGGATAAATGCAGAAGGAATCCCAAGGGAGTGATAACTGGAGAGGAAGAACATACTAACCTCAGACCAAGGATATGTAGCATTTGAACCACTGAAATTGGGAGGGGATTGCAAGCATTGGGAGGAAAGTACAGAGAAGGAATGGTGGTAGGAATAGCCTTAAAGATGGCACAGGGCCATGGCCAGAGGTGTTTCGATGGTCTGGAGGTAGTGGTAAACCTTTGGAGGCTTTTGCAAGGATGAGATGTGATCAGAGCTTTAGGAAAACTGAACTGGTGTCATGTAGGGGAGAGAGGTGAGTGGCAGAGGGAATATGAGTTCCGAAGCTCTTTGCAATATTCCAGGAAACACGTAGGTTAGATGCAATAAGAAGGGAGCAGAGCGGGTCGATTCAGAAGATAATATtgtggcaaaagaaataaaatttggcaGGTTTTTTGAGATGAGGAACAAGGGGAAGGATTATTTCCGAGGTGACTGAATTTTGAGGCTGAATGTAGGGTGAATGATGTTATTAATTGAAGAAGTGCCACAGAGGATATGATGATTTGTAAAGGAAGATGGTGAGGTCAGTTTTAGACATCATGAGTTTCAGATGCTGTCGTGTCATCTCGGTGGAGCCTACAGTGGAAATGCAGGGCTGGAGTTTATAAGAAAAAGGGAGTTGCAAGCAGCAGAGAACAAAGGCATTGGGTTAAGATgcccacagagcctggcacagttaACAGGGGCTTCCCTCTCACCTAACACATTTTCCTCAGCAAGAGgtactctggaaaaaaaaatccctggatCCGAGCAGGATGTGTTTCACTGCAGATTATAGATTTACTTTGGGTGCAGTCATCCATACAACTAAAAATACATCACAGTGCACCACAGCTTATCTGAGGTTTCCTTGCAAAGACGAGATAACACCAGAACaacattttgcaaaatataaataagtttaaaGTAGTTTCTGTTGGCATTCAAATATAGTTACTGCCAAAGAAAGCAATGGAAGCCTAGCTGTATTTATTCTACCAAATCCTACTACCATTTGAACTGTTAGTCTTTGCAAATAGAGAATAGAGAGAATTTGAAATCCAATAAACACTTTTATGTATCCCTTGAGTGTACAATCTCAATGAATGAGCTCTTTCTTGTAAACAATATTAGATACCAAATTAATAATCTTGATGTCCTGTCAGGGTTAATAAAATGAGATTCTACCTAATGTGATTTCTTCACCTGATTTGATACAAGTTATCTGTGTAGTTTCGTAAGTTTTTTTTTAGCAGTCTTCATATGAGCATTTATGAAGGTCTGAAATGTTGTGTTTTGATTTCCAGGCAGTGCTTACAATCAAGAGGAACGTGTAGTGTGTGCTGGCTATGACAACGGAGATATCAAGCTGTTTGATCTCAGAAATATGTCTTTACGGTGGGAGGCAAATATAAAAAATGGGGTAATGTACATTTGGATTCTTTCCAGATTCTCTGAATGTGTTTTTACCCACCCTGAACTACTACAAAAGGAAAGCTCCTCTAATAACTCATTTCAGTAAAACCCCTCTGTGCATGTATGGTTTTAACCTTTTGGGGCTTAACCTTGGAGGGTCTGATAAAAATCAGGGATGCTCTCATCAGAAAGTGAACACACACCCAGATGTGGTGTGATGTACCAGGTGAGTCACTACGCCTGTGGTCCATCTGTGGACTCCTGTGGACCATGCAGTGTGGTATTAAAATGACCTAGTAAGAGGCCTTCTGCTAACATCAGGAAGCTTGAACTTGTAATAGCCTCCCAAGTACTTTCTGGTTTTTGGTTCCCAGGTTGTACATCTTTAGTGAAGAATGTGGTTCCCTCCTGTTTTCTCTAGTCAGCCTTGacttaactttataaaataattacataataacAGTAAAAAGCTAAATTATGGCTTTTCAAATGTACCCACGAGAACAGGGTACCCTAGATGATTTTGTGGATCTTATTAACCAAGAAGAAATTTTTATAGTTACAAGTATTTGATATATGGATTCAAAGATAAAGTGATTGTTTAAAATGCTTTCACATGAACTGATAATGTTAAAGTTGTTTTACTTAGTTTGAAAGAACCTCTTGAATTAATCATTATTAAAGAATGATCACTAATAAATATTCTCTATTTTCAGGTATGTAGCTTGGAGTTTGACAGAAAAGACATAAGTATGAATAAGTTAGTAGCTACGTCTCTGGAAGGAAAGTTTCATGTTTTTGACATGAGAACACAGCATCCAACCAAAGGTTTTGCTTCTGTTTCAGAAAAGGTAAATACGAGGGAAATGTCTTTCTATGAAGAGGAATATTCGCTATAGCTTGTTTTAGACGATAAATAGAATTAGTCACCAAGTTCCTTCCAGGTTTTTATATGAAGGgagctatttttaatatattgcagGATCTTGACAAGCTTTTCTGTGCAAAGAGTACTTTTctaaagtttgtcaattttagactttttttaaattattattgaagtgtagttgatttacagtgttgtgccacTCTCTGCTAGACTTCTTGATTATAATAAAGGCCTCAGTTGGTAATGACTCTTATTTTGTAGTTTAGGAGCAATCGCAAGAAAACTAGCTGGTTTAGGAATTTGGTCAACAAAACCTAGCCTGGTGTTtcctaataaatatatatttgtattaataCCTAATTATATACTTTTAGGTATATGCCAATATATATTCAATACTAATTATATACTTTGCAAAGTATatcaacatatatacattatgtcatttcatcacattttatttttatattccagtTTGATatattaaatgagattatttaaaGTGCAAATCACTGTGATTGGTACATAGTAGCAAtgtaaatacaaatttatttattcatacatacatatatgcatacttTGCCTTGTTCCCAATAGTATTTTAGGTAGCTTAGAGGGAAACATTTGGTATTACAACATTAGAAAAATTGATGAAGAAAGCTGCACAAATGGAAAACACTggtttaaaaaactgaagttgaTGTCTGGAGTAAGGGCATTGCATAAAATTCGTGCTGAAACATCCTGTCACTTGCAAGAGATGGGTTGGAAATGTCACTCTGAGCTttcttgaatataaaaataaagaaaaatcagttatAGATTTGTAGTTTCCATAAGATTAAAATATGTAAGTTGctcaggaaataaaaattcactCCCTTGCTCCCTTTCCCTATGTCGTGGAGTCAGTAGTACTTCCCAGACCTTCCtattttgtcttatttcattattaaaataattattattgcaTGTAAGTTACTGTTACTGCCTGATGAACTATATTCTTAAGATAACTAACTATACACTATAATATTGTTTGCCTTTGTCATTTCAGAAGTATCTGTCCACAACATAAAGCACTTACTAAATTGTTCCAAATACGAGTGCAACACATTTCTCATTAACGGGAAATTATAGTGTGTCTCCAAAATTTTTTTGTTACGTTTAGTTAATCCAGTAATTGCTAAATCTGTCAAATACATGACTGGTATATTTTAACAAGTCATTTCCcctctttttgctttttatcaacttccaggagaaaaagagaagtttaAGCTACAAAACAAATTAAGGTTTAACAGCTTGAACCTAATCACTTGAGGACTCTCACACACTTAAAGTGTGCATTTTGagatatgtgtttttctctgcTAATGGTAATTCTCTTAAAAGACTATTAAAATCAAATGTCAAGACTGATCATCAACTAAAATGCAAAGTGTCTTATGTGTGGCTTAGCTCAAGTTGGCTGGTCTCATTGCTTCTGTAAAGCAGaagtctttccttcctccctccttccctctctctctctccctctccctgtcttGTTAAATTCTCCACAGTGAATGTAGCATTATTAGGATTGATTTACAAGCTGTTAACCTTCATCCAGTTGCCATTTCTATCCTTCTGTTTAATATGACTGATAAAGGCCTGGGCTTATTATAACCATAAACACCGTCTATAAGTCCTCCCGGTACTTATTTTGAAGACTAGACAAGTCAAATAGTGTAAATTGAAGGTAAGACTCTGAGAGCTTTACATTAAAATTCATTCTGTTTATGGAAACTCTCAGTActttccactcagttttgctgtgaacataaaactgctctaaaaaaataaagtctattaaaaagaagttcaatctatcctttctttccctttaggAAGaagtatttctttgtattttgaggCTTTTTTCCTCCTTAGAGTGAGCTAgagatatttaaattatttgtgtAATTTGTATGATACTATAAGGTTAAATGTTAAGACTTTTAAtctgataatctttttttttaatccagcagAACTTTGTTTTGTAAAGCAGTAAAGAGGAATGGTTCTTTTCCTAATTCCTGATGAGCCCCTGTAACTCTCTGTAGCCATTATAAAGAGAAGTGCCAGAAAATAGTTAACTTTTATAATAGTAACTATAATTGAAGTGATAGAAGCTGCTGAAATTGTTGTTGAAGTGATAGaggtaaaaatcttttttttttacaggcttCTCTTCTAGGAtggtctttttttcctctattttattgaagtgtagttgatttacaatgttgtgttaatttctgctgtacagcaaggtgattcagttaacatatgtatacattatttttcacattcttttccattatggtttatcacaggatattgaatatagttccctgcgcaatacaagtaggaccttgttgtttaccatcctgtatataatagtttgcatctgctaatcccaagctcccaatccatccctccctcacccctcttctcccttggcaaccacaaatctgttctctgtgtagGATAGTCTTTCTTTATCATATAAACTTATAAACCACTTGTGTGCCTCTCATTCTGTTCAGGCTCATAAATCGACTGTGTGGCAGGTCCGACACCTACCACAGAACAGAGAGCTCTTCCTGACAGCGGGAGGCGCCGGCAGCCTGCACCTCTGGAAGTAGTAAGTTCCTACCAGTGCACAGTGCTCCTTTTTAAGTTACTTGTGGGTGTAAAGTAGGATTTGATTaaactttttgtctgtttttcctcctttgaCTTGGTTcattttgatatgattttaaatttcatggtATTACATAAGCATTACTCTCTAAGCCTTTTTTTTACtcatatacttattttatactttgtaaaTATTAACATTCTTTTGACACaccaaatatgtattttagtGACATCTTCCATATATTAGAGTAGCTTATGAAcaattcttttcatatatttgaaatcatgctttttgctagtttttttaaaaaataggaaaacttTGACCAAAGGCTTTTGTGAAATATTATAATTCAGCCATTAGAGCAGTACCtctagaagaaaggaagagggttGAAATTCTTATTTTCGGTTCCTGATaattgacttgcccaagttcaggTAACATCACTATGATAGAATGGACACAGAGCATGAGGACCCTAATTGGTCTCCAGGAAAAGCCTTGTCATTGCGTTTGAGCGTCAgcccttactatatatttgccttttccagtgggcttttctctttcctatagattctttcttcttttccacttagaaaagaccctttaacatttcttttaaggtaGATTTAGTattgaactcttttagtttttccttgtctgagaagtttttttatctctccttctattctaaatgataatcttgctgggtagagtatcctaggttgcagaatTTTCCCTTGCagaactttgaatatatcatgccactcccttctgacctgcaaagtttctgcagaaaaattagctgatagccttatggggattcccttgtatatggctttttgtttttctcttgctgcctttagaatgtTTGTATacttaatgttatcccagagatctcttaaactgttttcatttattttaaataaatttatttattttatttatttatttttggctgcattgggtcttcattgctgcacgtgggctttctctagttgtggtgagcgggggctactctttgttgcggtgcgcgggcttctcgttgcggtggcttctcttgttgcggagcatgggctctaggcatgcgggcttcagtagttgtggctcatgggctctagagcacaggcttagtagttgtggcgcatgggcttagttgctccgtggcatgtgggatattcccggaccagggcttgaacccgtgtcccctgcattggcaagcggattcttaaccactgtgccaccagggaagtccctgttttcattttttaagatttgtttttctttttgctcttctaaTTGGGTGATTTTCATTATCCTATTTTCCAGATCATTTATGTGTTCTTTTGTATCACTtactg
The sequence above is drawn from the Tursiops truncatus isolate mTurTru1 chromosome 14, mTurTru1.mat.Y, whole genome shotgun sequence genome and encodes:
- the DNAAF10 gene encoding dynein axonemal assembly factor 10, whose amino-acid sequence is MSAFEKPQIITHIQKGLNYTVFDCKWVPCSAKFVTMGNFARGTGVIQLYEIQQGDLKLLREIEKAKPIKCGTFGATSLQQRYLATGDFAGNLHIWNLEAPEIPVYSVQGHKEIINTIDGVGGLGIGEGAPEIVTGSRDGTVKVWDPRQKDDPVANMEPVQGENKRDCWTVAFGSAYNQEERVVCAGYDNGDIKLFDLRNMSLRWEANIKNGVCSLEFDRKDISMNKLVATSLEGKFHVFDMRTQHPTKGFASVSEKAHKSTVWQVRHLPQNRELFLTAGGAGSLHLWKYEYPIQRSKKDSEGVEMGVAGSVSLLQNVTLSTQPISSLDWSPDKRGLCICSSFDQMVRVLIVTKLNKI